A section of the Cololabis saira isolate AMF1-May2022 chromosome 6, fColSai1.1, whole genome shotgun sequence genome encodes:
- the LOC133445837 gene encoding uncharacterized protein LOC133445837 isoform X2: protein MVHTCVVSGCRNRRTAGSSVSFYRFPRDPQRKQRWVSAVNRRGWAPSDGSRLCSTHFISEMKEPCGLEVLDKQEARVEAANALLFLKGQGPATGDQLGREPQPEEGERRAAVVEESASSSLSTDEDDDYDDEESVRDSKRGRFAETPDVSVNFDDILKALKKENQALRESVEKMSLCENSLRNDAEKVRFYTGLPNFFVLETVMWLLAPHMDRMKNVKLSKFQQLLLTLMRLRLDLRNQDLAYRFGVKVGTVARTVHRMVNIMSSTLVPTAVFWPSRAELRKNLPAALHASYPDCAVIVDCFTVPFEEPVAQGNQQQQQQQQNVLKYLIGVAPQGVVTFVSRGALGNVSDRSLAEGCGFLCKLLPGDVVLAARDLNIGESVAARGALFKTVGACQGEAVGRSEGSLPADVASETASVQRHVERVIAMVKRRYAMLTGPVESPFTAACERTSNLSTFDKIVQVACALNNLCISAAPLE from the exons ATGGTCCACACGTGCGTGGTGTCGGGCTGCAGGAACCGGCGCACCGCGGGCAGCTCCGTGTCCTTCTACCGCTTCCCGCGGGACCCGCAGCGGAAGCAGCGCTGGGTGTCCGCCGTGAACCGGCGGGGCTGGGCGCCCAGCGACGGCAGCCGGCTGTGCAGCACGCACTTCATCTCCG AGATGAAGGAGCCGTGTGGTTTAGAGGTCCTGGATAAGCAGGAGGCGCGCGTGGAGGCGGCCAACGCCCTGCTGTTCCTCAAGGGTCAGGGCCCGGCCACGGGGGACCAGCTCGGGCGGGAACCGCAACCCGAGGAGGGGGAACGCCGCGCCGCCGTCGTTGAGGAATCTGCGTCATCGTCCCTCAGCACTGACGAAGACGACGACTATGATGATGAAGAATCCGTGCGTGACAGCAAGAGAGGGAGGTTTGCCGAGACGCCTGACGTGTCTGTCAACTTTGACGACATCCTGAAAGCCTTGAAAAAGGAGAACCAGGCCCTCAGGGAGTCTGTGGAGAAGATGTCCCTCTGTGAGAACTCGCTTAGGAACGATGCGGAGAAGGTCAGGTTTTACACTGGTTTACCCAACTTCTTCGTCCTGGAGACGGTCATGTGGCTGCTGGCACCGCACATGGACAGGATGAAGAACGTCAAGCTCTCCAAgttccagcagcttcttctgacGCTGATGCGCCTCCGCCTGGACCTGCGCAACCAGGACCTGGCCTACCGGTTCGGAGTGAAAGTGGGAACGGTGGCGCGGACGGTGCATCGCATGGTCAACATCATGTCCTCCACTCTGGTGCCGACGGCCGTCTTCTGGCCGTCCCGAGCCGAGCTCCGGAAGAACCTGCCGGCGGCCCTGCACGCCTCCTACCCGGACTGCGCCGTCATCGTGGACTGCTTCACCGTGCCTTTTGAGGAGCCCGTTGCCCAGggcaaccagcagcagcagcagcagcagcagaacgtGTTAAAGTACCTGATCGGCGTGGCTCCGCAGGGCGTGGTCACGTTCGTCTCCAGGGGGGCGCTGGGCAACGTCAGCGACAGGAGCCTTGCCGAGGGCTGCGGGTTTCTCTGCAAGCTTCTCCCGGGCGACGTCGTACTAGCCGCCCGGGATCTGAACATCGGCGAGTCCGTGGCGGCCCGTGGAGCCCTTTTTAAAACTGTTGGCGCCTGCCAAGGAGAGGCGGTGGGGAGATCGGAGGGCTCACTGCCGGCTGATGTGGCGTCGGAGACGGCCAGCGTGCAGAGGCACGTGGAGCGGGTGATTGCCATGGTGAAGCGGAGGTATGCCATGCTCACCGGCCCCGTCGAGAGCCCCTTCACCGCCGCCTGCGAGCGCACTTCCAACCTCTCCACTTTTGATAAGATTGTGCAAGTTGCCTGTGCCTTAAACAACCTCTGcatctctgctgctcctctggAATAA
- the LOC133445837 gene encoding uncharacterized protein LOC133445837 isoform X1, giving the protein MVHTCVVSGCRNRRTAGSSVSFYRFPRDPQRKQRWVSAVNRRGWAPSDGSRLCSTHFISGKQVKNPHSPDYVPSVFTTVPLSPEMKEPCGLEVLDKQEARVEAANALLFLKGQGPATGDQLGREPQPEEGERRAAVVEESASSSLSTDEDDDYDDEESVRDSKRGRFAETPDVSVNFDDILKALKKENQALRESVEKMSLCENSLRNDAEKVRFYTGLPNFFVLETVMWLLAPHMDRMKNVKLSKFQQLLLTLMRLRLDLRNQDLAYRFGVKVGTVARTVHRMVNIMSSTLVPTAVFWPSRAELRKNLPAALHASYPDCAVIVDCFTVPFEEPVAQGNQQQQQQQQNVLKYLIGVAPQGVVTFVSRGALGNVSDRSLAEGCGFLCKLLPGDVVLAARDLNIGESVAARGALFKTVGACQGEAVGRSEGSLPADVASETASVQRHVERVIAMVKRRYAMLTGPVESPFTAACERTSNLSTFDKIVQVACALNNLCISAAPLE; this is encoded by the exons ATGGTCCACACGTGCGTGGTGTCGGGCTGCAGGAACCGGCGCACCGCGGGCAGCTCCGTGTCCTTCTACCGCTTCCCGCGGGACCCGCAGCGGAAGCAGCGCTGGGTGTCCGCCGTGAACCGGCGGGGCTGGGCGCCCAGCGACGGCAGCCGGCTGTGCAGCACGCACTTCATCTCCG GAAAACAGGTGAAGAATCCACATTCTCCAGATTATGTTCCTTCTGTGTTTACAACCGTTCCTTTGTCCCCAGAGATGAAGGAGCCGTGTGGTTTAGAGGTCCTGGATAAGCAGGAGGCGCGCGTGGAGGCGGCCAACGCCCTGCTGTTCCTCAAGGGTCAGGGCCCGGCCACGGGGGACCAGCTCGGGCGGGAACCGCAACCCGAGGAGGGGGAACGCCGCGCCGCCGTCGTTGAGGAATCTGCGTCATCGTCCCTCAGCACTGACGAAGACGACGACTATGATGATGAAGAATCCGTGCGTGACAGCAAGAGAGGGAGGTTTGCCGAGACGCCTGACGTGTCTGTCAACTTTGACGACATCCTGAAAGCCTTGAAAAAGGAGAACCAGGCCCTCAGGGAGTCTGTGGAGAAGATGTCCCTCTGTGAGAACTCGCTTAGGAACGATGCGGAGAAGGTCAGGTTTTACACTGGTTTACCCAACTTCTTCGTCCTGGAGACGGTCATGTGGCTGCTGGCACCGCACATGGACAGGATGAAGAACGTCAAGCTCTCCAAgttccagcagcttcttctgacGCTGATGCGCCTCCGCCTGGACCTGCGCAACCAGGACCTGGCCTACCGGTTCGGAGTGAAAGTGGGAACGGTGGCGCGGACGGTGCATCGCATGGTCAACATCATGTCCTCCACTCTGGTGCCGACGGCCGTCTTCTGGCCGTCCCGAGCCGAGCTCCGGAAGAACCTGCCGGCGGCCCTGCACGCCTCCTACCCGGACTGCGCCGTCATCGTGGACTGCTTCACCGTGCCTTTTGAGGAGCCCGTTGCCCAGggcaaccagcagcagcagcagcagcagcagaacgtGTTAAAGTACCTGATCGGCGTGGCTCCGCAGGGCGTGGTCACGTTCGTCTCCAGGGGGGCGCTGGGCAACGTCAGCGACAGGAGCCTTGCCGAGGGCTGCGGGTTTCTCTGCAAGCTTCTCCCGGGCGACGTCGTACTAGCCGCCCGGGATCTGAACATCGGCGAGTCCGTGGCGGCCCGTGGAGCCCTTTTTAAAACTGTTGGCGCCTGCCAAGGAGAGGCGGTGGGGAGATCGGAGGGCTCACTGCCGGCTGATGTGGCGTCGGAGACGGCCAGCGTGCAGAGGCACGTGGAGCGGGTGATTGCCATGGTGAAGCGGAGGTATGCCATGCTCACCGGCCCCGTCGAGAGCCCCTTCACCGCCGCCTGCGAGCGCACTTCCAACCTCTCCACTTTTGATAAGATTGTGCAAGTTGCCTGTGCCTTAAACAACCTCTGcatctctgctgctcctctggAATAA